A single region of the Methylocystis echinoides genome encodes:
- a CDS encoding PQQ-dependent dehydrogenase, methanol/ethanol family: MSPFASCSISRAGVALFACISCAGDASAQSLSALASDARNWPIAARDYAATRFSALDQINAGNVARLKLAWSFSVGANRGQEAAPLVIGGVMYVVGPYDGPHPNQVFALDAATGDLKWSYAPKPEPAAKGVACCDVVSRGLAYDNGRIFLNTLDDHMVALDAKSGQELWVTKLGDINLGETITMAPLAVKGKVFAGNSGGEMGVRGWLTAVDQNSGHIVWRAYSTGPDSETLIGADFQPRYDWMKGKDLGVKSWPADHWRTGGGTVWGWLSYDPETNFIFYGTGNPGPWNSNQRAGDNLWTSTVFARDADTGAAKWAYQMSPHDLWDHDEVNENVLLDLDVGGASRKVLVHPGRNGYMYVLDRATGEVLSADAYDTVTAYKGVDLQSGRIRPNEALTPVLDRTVENICPAPPGAKDWQPMAWSPRTRLLYVPHQHLCANFSASDVSYIAGTPFVGATVDMYAGPGGYRGEFLAWDPVKRAKAWAVTEKLPVWSGALVTAGDVVFYGTMDRLFKALDAKTGQLLWQIRAPSGFVGQPVTYMGGDGVQYIAILSGVGGWPGVIANAEIDPRVRNSALGFVGAVQDLPLYTAAGSTLLVFSLGDASAPRQQ, encoded by the coding sequence ATGTCGCCTTTTGCGTCCTGTTCAATTTCTCGCGCGGGCGTGGCGCTTTTTGCCTGCATCTCCTGCGCCGGCGACGCCAGCGCGCAATCGCTGAGCGCTCTCGCTTCGGACGCGCGAAACTGGCCGATCGCCGCGCGCGATTACGCCGCAACGCGTTTCAGCGCGCTCGATCAGATCAATGCCGGCAATGTCGCCAGGCTGAAACTCGCCTGGTCTTTCTCTGTCGGCGCGAACCGGGGTCAGGAGGCGGCGCCGCTCGTCATCGGCGGCGTCATGTATGTCGTGGGTCCCTATGACGGGCCTCATCCCAATCAGGTTTTCGCGCTCGACGCCGCAACGGGCGACCTGAAATGGTCCTATGCGCCGAAGCCGGAGCCCGCTGCGAAAGGCGTCGCCTGCTGCGACGTCGTGAGCCGCGGCCTCGCCTATGACAATGGCAGGATCTTTCTCAACACGCTCGACGACCACATGGTCGCGCTCGACGCAAAGAGCGGCCAGGAATTATGGGTCACGAAGCTTGGCGATATTAATCTCGGCGAGACGATCACCATGGCGCCGCTGGCGGTGAAGGGCAAAGTCTTCGCCGGCAATAGCGGCGGTGAAATGGGGGTGCGCGGATGGCTCACCGCCGTCGATCAGAACAGCGGGCATATCGTCTGGCGCGCCTATTCCACCGGGCCTGATTCAGAAACGCTCATCGGCGCCGATTTCCAGCCGCGCTACGACTGGATGAAAGGCAAGGATCTCGGCGTCAAAAGCTGGCCCGCCGATCATTGGCGCACCGGCGGCGGCACGGTCTGGGGATGGCTCTCTTACGATCCGGAAACAAATTTCATTTTCTACGGCACCGGCAATCCCGGCCCCTGGAATTCGAACCAGCGCGCCGGCGACAATCTCTGGACAAGCACCGTCTTTGCGCGCGACGCCGACACGGGCGCGGCGAAATGGGCCTATCAGATGAGCCCGCATGATTTGTGGGATCACGACGAAGTCAATGAGAACGTGCTGCTGGATCTCGATGTCGGCGGCGCGTCGCGCAAGGTTCTGGTTCATCCCGGACGCAACGGTTACATGTATGTGCTGGATCGCGCCACGGGCGAGGTTCTCTCGGCCGACGCCTACGACACCGTCACGGCTTACAAGGGAGTCGATCTCCAGTCGGGCCGCATCCGGCCGAATGAGGCGCTCACGCCTGTTCTCGACAGGACAGTCGAAAACATCTGCCCCGCGCCGCCCGGCGCGAAGGACTGGCAGCCGATGGCGTGGTCGCCGCGCACGCGCTTGCTTTACGTCCCACATCAGCATCTCTGCGCCAATTTCAGCGCGAGCGACGTCAGCTACATCGCCGGAACGCCTTTCGTTGGCGCCACGGTCGACATGTATGCGGGCCCCGGCGGCTATCGCGGCGAGTTTCTCGCCTGGGACCCGGTGAAGCGCGCCAAGGCCTGGGCGGTGACGGAGAAGCTTCCCGTGTGGAGCGGCGCGCTCGTAACAGCCGGCGACGTGGTCTTCTACGGAACAATGGACCGCCTGTTCAAGGCGCTCGACGCGAAGACGGGCCAGCTCTTGTGGCAGATACGCGCGCCCTCCGGCTTTGTCGGCCAGCCGGTCACCTATATGGGCGGCGACGGCGTGCAATATATCGCGATCCTCTCCGGCGTCGGCGGCTGGCCGGGCGTTATTGCAAATGCGGAGATCGATCCGCGCGTGCGCAATTCGGCGCTCGGCTTCGTCGGCGCGGTGCAGGATCTGCCGCTCTACACCGCAGCCGGCAGCACGCTGCTCGTCTTCTCGCTCGGCGACGCCAGCGCGCCGCGTCAACAGTGA
- a CDS encoding substrate-binding domain-containing protein, which translates to MMRPSSFFVAILLGLWITRAQAEPLRVCADPNNLPFSDGKGNGFENRLAELVAAEMGKSVSYTWWAQRRGFIRNTLSAGQCDVVMGVPAQYELVAATLPYYRSSYVFVSRQDRHIDVASLKDPRLHQLRIGVHLLGDDGMNAPPAHALGEQGIVGNVIGYPIYGDYREATPPARLIEAVESGDVELAAAWGPLAGYVALHAPVALRVVPITDTQDFAPLQFSFDIAMGVRKGDDALRRQLDDIILRRRADIDALLADYGVPRAPVNAR; encoded by the coding sequence ATGATGCGTCCATCATCCTTCTTCGTGGCGATCCTCCTCGGGTTATGGATAACGCGCGCGCAGGCGGAGCCGCTGCGCGTCTGCGCCGACCCGAACAACCTCCCCTTTTCCGATGGGAAGGGAAACGGCTTCGAAAACAGGCTCGCCGAACTTGTCGCGGCCGAAATGGGCAAGAGCGTTTCCTACACGTGGTGGGCGCAGCGACGCGGTTTCATCCGCAACACGCTGTCGGCCGGTCAGTGCGATGTGGTGATGGGCGTTCCGGCGCAATATGAACTGGTCGCCGCCACCCTGCCTTATTACAGGTCGAGCTATGTATTCGTTTCGCGGCAGGACCGTCATATCGACGTCGCGTCGCTAAAGGACCCACGGCTGCATCAGCTCAGGATCGGCGTGCATCTCCTTGGCGACGACGGCATGAACGCGCCGCCGGCGCATGCGCTCGGCGAACAGGGCATCGTCGGCAATGTGATCGGCTACCCCATCTACGGCGACTATCGAGAGGCGACCCCGCCGGCGCGGCTGATCGAGGCGGTCGAAAGCGGCGATGTCGAGCTCGCCGCCGCATGGGGGCCGCTCGCCGGCTATGTCGCCCTGCATGCGCCCGTCGCATTGCGTGTCGTTCCGATCACCGACACGCAGGATTTTGCGCCGCTGCAATTTTCCTTCGACATCGCCATGGGCGTGCGCAAGGGCGACGACGCGCTGCGACGCCAGCTCGACGACATCATCCTGCGCAGGCGCGCCGACATCGACGCCCTGCTCGCAGATTACGGCGTGCCGCGCGCGCCCGTAAACGCCAGATGA
- a CDS encoding c-type cytochrome, whose translation MKILRLAVVILHVAASLTTAHAQTRRLRHAAPPPAPAAPAESEQAPPAPTAGQARQPAPIVAYSAPSQLLEAPVSALLPGGGAPRSQVANPVENDPDAIQRGMGYFNMFNCSGCHAPNAGGGMGPSLSNRFFIYGGAPQNIYLSIYQGRPNGMPSWGAMLSESIIWDLVAYIRSISSDPSRGWGQTFSHEAFAIEQAPAEFSKTPTPWNETERFSFGQKPNGKR comes from the coding sequence ATGAAGATCTTGCGTCTCGCTGTTGTGATCCTCCATGTCGCCGCGTCGCTGACGACCGCGCATGCGCAAACGCGGCGTCTCCGGCATGCGGCGCCGCCGCCTGCACCGGCGGCGCCCGCGGAGTCGGAACAGGCGCCGCCCGCGCCGACAGCCGGTCAGGCGCGACAGCCCGCGCCCATCGTCGCTTACAGCGCGCCCAGCCAGTTGCTCGAGGCGCCCGTCTCCGCGCTCCTTCCCGGCGGCGGCGCCCCGCGATCGCAAGTGGCCAATCCCGTTGAGAACGACCCGGACGCGATCCAGCGCGGCATGGGCTACTTCAACATGTTCAATTGCAGCGGCTGTCATGCGCCAAACGCCGGCGGCGGCATGGGTCCATCGCTGAGCAATCGCTTCTTCATCTACGGCGGCGCGCCGCAAAACATTTATCTGAGCATCTATCAGGGACGACCCAATGGCATGCCGTCCTGGGGCGCCATGCTCTCGGAAAGCATCATCTGGGATCTCGTCGCCTATATCCGCAGCATCAGCAGCGATCCCTCGCGCGGCTGGGGCCAGACATTCTCACATGAGGCTTTCGCCATCGAGCAGGCGCCGGCGGAATTTTCAAAGACTCCGACGCCCTGGAACGAAACCGAGCGCTTCAGCTTCGGACAAAAGCCCAACGGAAAACGCTGA
- the coxB gene encoding cytochrome c oxidase subunit II, giving the protein MPTPASPPMNYLQAFGDKAEAIALLTWAMLVLSIAVVAIIALLTAAGVALRRSRLAVEDTGRAPIQRPSGGLSWITVGVAVSTLALVGSMAWNAYTMAAINRPPRAPALTIEVIGHQWWWQFRYLSDDPTQIFDTANEAHIPTGAPVRILVRSEDVIHSFWIPALGDKLDLIPGQTNASWFEANRPGAYRGQCAEYCGRQHAHMALTVVAQTPEAFHAWRAAQLRPAQRATGDLENGEALFGARCGACHTVRGTLAGGVFGPDLTHLMSRGAIAADTLQNTTATLTGWIADPQRIKPGAKMPTLELPGTELTKIRSYLQSLK; this is encoded by the coding sequence ATGCCGACGCCTGCATCGCCTCCGATGAATTATCTGCAGGCCTTCGGCGACAAGGCGGAGGCGATCGCCCTGCTCACCTGGGCGATGCTCGTATTGTCCATCGCCGTCGTCGCGATTATCGCCCTGCTCACCGCCGCCGGCGTCGCCCTGCGGCGTTCGAGGCTCGCGGTCGAAGACACCGGCCGCGCGCCGATCCAGCGCCCGAGCGGCGGTCTGTCCTGGATCACGGTCGGCGTCGCCGTCTCGACGCTGGCGCTGGTGGGGTCGATGGCGTGGAACGCTTATACGATGGCGGCGATCAACAGGCCGCCGCGCGCGCCCGCGCTCACCATCGAAGTGATCGGCCATCAATGGTGGTGGCAGTTTCGTTATCTGAGCGACGATCCAACGCAGATCTTCGATACAGCCAATGAGGCGCATATACCGACCGGCGCGCCGGTGCGCATCCTGGTGCGCAGCGAGGACGTCATCCATTCCTTCTGGATTCCCGCGCTCGGCGACAAACTCGATCTCATTCCCGGTCAGACCAATGCAAGCTGGTTCGAGGCAAACAGGCCCGGCGCCTATCGCGGCCAGTGCGCGGAATATTGCGGCCGCCAGCACGCGCATATGGCGCTGACCGTGGTCGCACAGACGCCAGAGGCGTTTCACGCCTGGCGGGCGGCGCAGCTTCGTCCCGCACAACGGGCGACCGGTGATCTCGAAAACGGAGAAGCGCTTTTCGGCGCGCGCTGCGGCGCCTGTCACACGGTGCGCGGCACATTGGCGGGCGGGGTCTTTGGCCCCGACCTCACCCATCTGATGAGCCGTGGCGCCATCGCCGCCGATACGCTGCAAAACACGACCGCGACGCTCACGGGCTGGATCGCCGATCCCCAGCGCATCAAGCCCGGCGCCAAAATGCCGACGCTCGAACTGCCGGGAACCGAGCTCACCAAAATCCGCAGCTATCTGCAAAGCCTCAAATAG
- a CDS encoding cytochrome c oxidase subunit I: MAVADIDRSPKLQPQNEPTALRLAGLWAGEGGLRGWLSSVDHKEYGKRYIITAFVFLALGGVEALVMRLQLAGPNKTLLTPEQYNQLFSMHGLTMIFLYAQPVLSGFSVFLFPLILGTRDMAFPRLNAFSYWIYLLSGLFIYAGFLIGYGPNDGWFNYAPYALKPYNPGPNMDFYALGMILFGVSSTAGATNFVVTFLRARAPGMSINRAPILAWGTVTASFGILFSVPAVSLAFFMLWTDRQFGTHFFDPAGRGQPLLWQHLFWIFAHPWVYVVALPAMGIVSDALPIFCRRPLVGYTVVVLASVATMVMGFGVWLHHMFATGIPFLALSFFSAASFVITVPSAVAVFAWIATIWTGRPVLSTAFLFFAGFIVMFVIGGVSGVMTAAAPSDQQLTDTYFVVAHIHYVLIGINVLAVMGGLYVWFPKMTGRLLDERLGRWNFWTVFIGFNLAFLPMHWTGLAGMPRRIYTYPQGLGWSAVNLVTTIGAFILAFGVLLLFVNIWISRRRGVVAGPDPWGGPTLEWAVSSPPPPYDFAVIPAVASRHPLWEDALQEAAGKSSLTRGMALDDGKEMLVTTALDAEPVAIQKMPDDSLAPLLTAIAATALAVAALRHAWIAAGLVTLVLLAVLFFWLWPRRALGQVAERKHV; this comes from the coding sequence ATGGCCGTCGCCGATATCGACCGCTCCCCGAAACTGCAACCGCAAAACGAGCCGACAGCGCTGCGACTCGCGGGGCTCTGGGCGGGCGAAGGCGGCCTGCGGGGCTGGCTCTCGAGCGTCGATCACAAGGAATATGGCAAGCGCTACATTATCACCGCCTTCGTTTTCCTTGCACTTGGCGGCGTCGAGGCCCTTGTCATGCGCCTCCAGCTCGCCGGCCCCAACAAGACGCTGCTGACGCCCGAGCAATATAATCAGCTCTTTTCGATGCACGGGCTGACGATGATCTTTCTTTACGCGCAACCCGTGCTGTCGGGTTTCAGCGTCTTTCTGTTTCCGCTCATCCTCGGCACGCGCGACATGGCTTTTCCGAGGCTCAACGCCTTTTCCTACTGGATCTATCTCTTATCCGGCCTGTTCATCTACGCCGGATTTCTCATCGGCTACGGCCCGAACGACGGCTGGTTCAATTACGCGCCCTATGCGCTCAAGCCCTATAATCCCGGACCGAACATGGATTTCTATGCGCTCGGCATGATCCTTTTCGGCGTCTCCTCCACGGCAGGCGCAACGAATTTCGTTGTTACCTTCCTGCGCGCGCGGGCTCCGGGCATGTCGATCAATCGTGCGCCAATCCTCGCCTGGGGCACGGTGACGGCTTCCTTCGGCATTCTCTTTTCCGTGCCCGCCGTGAGCCTCGCCTTCTTCATGCTGTGGACCGACCGGCAGTTCGGCACGCATTTCTTCGATCCCGCCGGTCGCGGTCAGCCGCTGCTGTGGCAGCATCTTTTCTGGATTTTCGCGCATCCCTGGGTTTATGTCGTGGCGCTCCCCGCCATGGGAATCGTCTCGGATGCGCTGCCGATCTTCTGCCGGCGCCCGCTCGTCGGCTATACGGTCGTGGTTCTCGCCAGCGTTGCGACGATGGTCATGGGCTTTGGCGTGTGGCTGCATCACATGTTCGCGACGGGCATCCCCTTCCTCGCGCTTTCCTTCTTCAGCGCAGCGTCCTTCGTCATCACCGTGCCGAGCGCCGTCGCGGTCTTTGCGTGGATCGCGACGATCTGGACAGGGCGACCGGTCCTGTCGACCGCCTTCCTGTTCTTCGCCGGCTTCATCGTCATGTTCGTGATTGGCGGCGTCTCCGGCGTGATGACCGCCGCCGCGCCGAGCGACCAGCAGCTGACGGACACCTATTTCGTGGTCGCGCATATTCACTACGTGCTCATCGGCATCAATGTGCTCGCCGTGATGGGCGGCCTCTATGTATGGTTCCCGAAAATGACTGGCCGGCTGCTCGACGAGCGCCTCGGCCGCTGGAATTTCTGGACCGTCTTCATCGGCTTCAATCTCGCCTTTCTGCCGATGCACTGGACGGGTCTCGCGGGCATGCCCCGTCGCATTTACACTTATCCGCAGGGGCTGGGCTGGAGCGCCGTCAATCTCGTCACGACAATCGGCGCCTTCATTCTCGCTTTCGGCGTGCTGCTTCTTTTCGTCAACATCTGGATCAGTCGCCGCCGGGGCGTTGTCGCGGGTCCGGACCCGTGGGGCGGGCCGACGCTCGAATGGGCCGTGTCCTCCCCGCCCCCGCCCTATGATTTCGCCGTCATTCCCGCGGTCGCAAGCCGACACCCGCTATGGGAGGACGCGCTTCAGGAAGCCGCCGGAAAGTCGTCGCTGACACGCGGCATGGCGCTCGACGACGGCAAGGAAATGCTCGTCACCACCGCGCTCGACGCAGAGCCGGTCGCGATCCAGAAAATGCCCGATGACTCGCTCGCGCCGCTGCTGACGGCGATTGCGGCGACCGCTCTCGCCGTCGCTGCGTTGCGCCACGCCTGGATCGCGGCAGGTCTCGTCACACTTGTCCTGCTTGCGGTTCTTTTCTTCTGGTTATGGCCGCGGCGCGCGCTGGGGCAAGTCGCGGAGCGCAAGCATGTCTGA
- a CDS encoding cytochrome c oxidase subunit 3, translating into MSDAAPRMMALPVGSIGHKSFGWWGMMTVIMTEASLFAYLLFAYFYFLVHYGHGWIAEKPGLALAAPNTAILLLSSLFVWWAESCAARDRRGAQAVGLAIGVVLGVIFLAIQILEWREKPFTIASTSYGSSYFITTGFHMAHVVVGVLMLAAVLLWSLLGYFDSRRRAPISIAAVYWHFVDLVWLAIFFTFYLTPYIG; encoded by the coding sequence ATGTCTGACGCCGCGCCCCGAATGATGGCTCTTCCGGTCGGAAGCATCGGCCACAAGAGCTTCGGCTGGTGGGGCATGATGACCGTCATCATGACGGAAGCCTCGCTCTTCGCCTATCTGCTCTTCGCCTATTTTTACTTTTTGGTTCATTACGGACACGGCTGGATTGCTGAAAAGCCGGGCCTCGCGCTGGCGGCGCCCAATACGGCGATCCTGCTTCTCAGCAGCCTCTTCGTCTGGTGGGCGGAAAGCTGCGCCGCGCGCGACCGGCGTGGCGCGCAGGCGGTCGGATTGGCGATCGGCGTCGTGCTTGGCGTGATCTTTCTGGCCATTCAAATTCTGGAATGGCGGGAGAAGCCTTTCACCATCGCATCGACCTCCTATGGCTCGTCCTATTTCATCACGACGGGCTTTCACATGGCCCATGTTGTCGTCGGCGTGCTGATGCTGGCGGCGGTCCTGTTGTGGTCGCTTCTCGGCTATTTCGACTCCCGGCGGCGCGCGCCGATCTCCATCGCCGCGGTTTACTGGCACTTTGTCGATCTTGTCTGGCTCGCGATCTTTTTCACCTTCTACCTCACGCCGTACATTGGATGA
- a CDS encoding cytochrome c oxidase assembly protein → MRKLTSLLCASACLLTPGVAQAHVALGPEQHHTPYAALPLLLLALAYARGQRRNALWPRIGFLLGIFLTWLATLSPVAAFSERLFSTHMAQHLVLMLICAPLLVAAQTTKAAARALAPALERTPLRRLVALADLPLTPVVIWLAFTCLFVIWHLPGLYAAALRDETVHALEHASFFLSAYAFWSVVMAPQSRRTLGYGARLFFIVSAALISGLPGALIALSSRPLYAIDPQAAARLGLTPLEDQQLAGLVMWIPGGFAYIAAALALLLAWLRQSESLARRRQRGDGRALFAVALLSLTLAACGETAPQIRGAQANPVTGGDPRKGAEAIAAIGCGACHTIPGVNGAVGLVGPPLDRMGRRIYIAGLLRNTPENMEAWLQDPQKIVPGGVMPDMGISAEQSRDISAYLYTLR, encoded by the coding sequence ATGCGGAAGCTGACCAGTCTGCTTTGTGCGAGCGCCTGTCTCCTCACTCCTGGCGTTGCGCAAGCGCATGTCGCGCTCGGGCCGGAACAGCACCACACGCCCTATGCGGCGCTGCCGCTGCTGCTGCTCGCGCTCGCCTATGCGCGCGGCCAGCGGCGCAACGCACTGTGGCCGAGAATTGGCTTCCTGCTGGGGATTTTCTTAACCTGGCTCGCGACACTTTCGCCGGTCGCCGCCTTCAGCGAGCGACTCTTTTCGACTCATATGGCGCAGCATCTCGTGCTGATGCTGATCTGCGCGCCGCTCCTCGTCGCCGCGCAAACCACGAAGGCGGCAGCGCGCGCGCTTGCGCCTGCGCTCGAGCGGACGCCTCTGCGGCGGCTTGTTGCGCTGGCCGACCTGCCGCTCACGCCGGTGGTGATCTGGCTGGCTTTCACCTGCCTCTTTGTCATCTGGCATCTGCCGGGGCTCTATGCCGCCGCCTTGCGTGACGAAACGGTTCACGCGCTCGAACATGCGAGCTTCTTCCTGAGCGCCTACGCGTTCTGGTCTGTCGTCATGGCGCCGCAAAGCCGTCGGACGCTGGGGTATGGCGCACGGCTCTTCTTCATCGTGAGCGCCGCGCTGATCAGCGGCCTTCCCGGCGCCTTGATCGCCTTGTCGTCGCGGCCTCTTTATGCGATCGATCCGCAAGCCGCCGCGCGTCTCGGACTCACGCCGCTCGAAGATCAGCAGCTCGCCGGCCTGGTGATGTGGATACCCGGCGGCTTCGCCTATATCGCCGCAGCGCTCGCGCTGCTCCTCGCCTGGCTGCGCCAGTCCGAAAGTCTGGCGCGACGCAGGCAGCGCGGAGACGGACGCGCGCTTTTCGCCGTCGCCCTGTTGTCGCTGACGCTTGCCGCCTGTGGTGAAACAGCGCCGCAAATCAGGGGAGCGCAGGCCAATCCGGTCACGGGCGGCGATCCGCGCAAGGGCGCCGAAGCAATTGCGGCGATCGGCTGCGGCGCCTGCCATACGATCCCGGGCGTGAATGGCGCGGTCGGACTGGTCGGCCCGCCGCTCGACCGCATGGGACGGCGCATCTATATCGCGGGTCTCTTGCGCAACACGCCGGAAAACATGGAAGCCTGGTTGCAGGATCCGCAGAAGATCGTCCCGGGGGGCGTGATGCCCGACATGGGGATATCGGCTGAGCAGAGCCGCGACATCAGCGCTTATCTCTATACGCTGAGGTAA
- a CDS encoding 3-hydroxybutyrate dehydrogenase, with protein sequence MFQGKTALVTGSTRGIGFEIARAFAARGANVVINGASDAARVDAARAALAQDYDVGVMGCRADVAQPDEVAAMVAAATQQFGSVNILIANAGVQHVAPIEDFPLEAWSRVLSTNLSSAFYAMRAVLPQMKARQWGRIISIGSAHGTVASPYKSAYVAAKHGLAGLTKTAALETARDGITVNAIAPGYVWTELIEKQIPATMAARDMTREDVIDKVLLAAQPTRRFVTPQEVAELAVFLASDAAQAITGAILPMDGGWTAQ encoded by the coding sequence ATGTTTCAGGGAAAGACGGCGCTCGTTACGGGTTCGACGCGCGGGATCGGCTTTGAGATCGCCCGCGCCTTTGCGGCGCGGGGCGCCAATGTCGTCATAAATGGCGCAAGCGACGCGGCGCGTGTCGATGCGGCGCGCGCCGCGCTCGCGCAGGATTATGATGTGGGCGTCATGGGCTGCCGCGCCGATGTCGCGCAGCCCGACGAGGTCGCCGCCATGGTCGCGGCGGCGACGCAACAATTCGGATCGGTCAATATCCTCATCGCCAACGCCGGCGTGCAGCATGTGGCGCCGATAGAGGATTTCCCGCTGGAAGCCTGGTCGCGCGTGCTGTCGACCAATCTGTCTTCGGCGTTCTACGCCATGCGCGCGGTGTTGCCGCAAATGAAAGCCCGTCAGTGGGGCCGGATCATCTCGATCGGCTCTGCTCATGGGACCGTCGCGTCGCCATACAAGAGCGCTTATGTCGCGGCGAAACATGGTCTCGCCGGCCTGACCAAAACCGCCGCGCTGGAAACCGCCCGTGACGGAATCACCGTGAACGCCATCGCGCCCGGTTATGTCTGGACCGAGCTCATCGAAAAGCAGATCCCCGCGACGATGGCGGCGCGCGACATGACGCGCGAGGACGTGATCGACAAGGTCCTGCTCGCGGCGCAACCGACCCGGCGCTTCGTGACGCCGCAGGAGGTCGCGGAGCTCGCCGTTTTTCTCGCTTCCGACGCGGCACAGGCGATCACCGGCGCCATTCTGCCGATGGACGGCGGCTGGACGGCGCAGTGA